The following coding sequences lie in one Mucilaginibacter sp. KACC 22773 genomic window:
- a CDS encoding alpha-glucuronidase family glycosyl hydrolase translates to MLILLLLGVVSNAFADNGYKLWLGYNKIANRAAVAVYKQQLKYMIFPAESDQLKAAKAELTKGLEGMLSMHLADTKTIAGGQTIIIGTPQSLKGLAVVVADSVGSEGYLIKTALINQKKCILITANTDVGVLYGVFNFLKLLQTRQPINNLSITDRPRITYRVLDHWDNLNRTVERGYAGSSIWNWHKLPGIIDQRYIDYARANASVGINGSVINNVNADALILSPQYLIKIQALANVFRAYGIKIYLSVKFSSAVELGHLKTADPLNDDVKKWWADKADEIYRYIPDFGGFLVKANSEGQPGPQAYGRSHADGANMLADAMAPHHGIVMWRAFVYDNNVPDDRSKQAYNEFKPFDGKFKDNVIIQVKNGPIDFQPREPFHPLFGAMPNTALMMEFQLTQEYLGFSTHLVYEAPLFAETLQSDTYTQGTGSTVSRILQGNFNKKLITGMAGVANIGTDLNWCGHPFAQANWYAFGRMAWNPDRSPAAIADDWLKMTFTNDAGFVSPVKKIMLQSRENTVNYMTPLGLHHIMGVSTHYGPGPWVDNAGRPDWNATYYHKADSAGIGFNRTGTGSNALSQYAPQVQSYWENLQTCPDEYILWFHHLSWTFKMRSGRSLWDELVHHYYMGADSVKQIGLTWDKMQGKIDAERFNQVQQLMKVQLTEATAWRDACVLYFQTFSKMPVGAVYPKPEHPLSYYKEMKYYYVPGIGGNNYMTN, encoded by the coding sequence TTGCTAATCCTGCTTTTGTTAGGTGTGGTAAGCAACGCATTTGCCGATAATGGCTATAAACTTTGGCTCGGGTATAACAAAATAGCCAACCGGGCGGCGGTAGCGGTTTATAAACAGCAACTGAAGTATATGATTTTCCCGGCGGAATCCGATCAGCTAAAGGCCGCTAAAGCCGAACTGACAAAAGGGTTGGAGGGTATGTTATCGATGCATCTTGCCGATACTAAAACCATAGCAGGCGGGCAAACAATTATCATTGGCACACCGCAATCGTTAAAAGGGCTGGCTGTTGTCGTTGCGGACAGCGTAGGAAGCGAGGGTTATCTTATAAAGACAGCGCTTATAAATCAAAAAAAATGTATCCTCATCACAGCCAATACCGATGTTGGCGTGTTGTATGGTGTTTTTAATTTTTTAAAGCTGCTGCAAACCCGACAGCCAATCAATAATCTTAGTATCACAGATCGCCCGCGCATAACGTACCGGGTGCTTGATCATTGGGATAACCTGAACCGCACTGTAGAGCGTGGCTACGCAGGTTCATCTATCTGGAACTGGCATAAGCTGCCGGGGATTATAGACCAGCGGTATATTGATTACGCGCGCGCCAATGCCTCGGTAGGCATCAACGGCTCGGTTATCAATAATGTGAATGCCGACGCGTTAATACTCTCGCCTCAGTATTTAATTAAAATTCAGGCGCTGGCCAATGTTTTCAGGGCGTACGGTATTAAAATTTATTTGTCGGTAAAATTCAGCAGCGCGGTAGAGTTAGGTCACCTGAAAACAGCCGATCCGCTTAATGACGATGTGAAAAAATGGTGGGCTGATAAGGCCGACGAAATTTACCGTTACATTCCTGATTTTGGCGGGTTTTTAGTGAAGGCAAACTCCGAAGGGCAGCCTGGTCCCCAAGCCTATGGCCGCAGCCATGCCGATGGCGCCAACATGCTGGCCGATGCGATGGCCCCACACCACGGAATAGTAATGTGGCGCGCCTTTGTGTATGATAACAACGTGCCCGACGATAGATCGAAACAGGCATATAATGAATTTAAGCCCTTTGATGGGAAGTTTAAAGATAATGTAATCATCCAGGTAAAAAACGGACCGATTGATTTTCAGCCGAGGGAACCTTTTCATCCCTTATTTGGAGCTATGCCCAATACCGCCTTGATGATGGAATTCCAGCTAACACAGGAGTACCTTGGCTTTTCGACCCATTTGGTTTATGAAGCGCCGTTATTTGCAGAAACACTGCAATCAGACACCTACACGCAGGGGACGGGTTCAACCGTATCACGTATCCTGCAGGGTAATTTCAATAAAAAACTAATAACAGGTATGGCCGGTGTAGCAAATATTGGCACAGATTTAAACTGGTGCGGTCATCCCTTTGCCCAGGCTAACTGGTATGCCTTTGGCCGCATGGCCTGGAACCCCGATCGGTCACCGGCGGCTATAGCCGATGACTGGCTAAAAATGACTTTTACCAATGACGCTGGCTTTGTATCCCCGGTAAAAAAAATTATGCTACAATCAAGGGAGAATACAGTTAATTATATGACTCCGCTTGGTTTGCACCACATCATGGGTGTATCTACCCATTATGGCCCCGGCCCATGGGTTGACAATGCCGGCCGGCCCGATTGGAATGCCACTTACTATCACAAGGCTGATTCGGCCGGGATTGGCTTTAACCGAACAGGTACAGGCAGCAATGCACTGTCGCAATACGCGCCACAGGTACAATCGTATTGGGAAAACCTTCAAACCTGCCCCGATGAATACATTTTATGGTTCCACCATTTAAGCTGGACCTTTAAAATGCGTTCTGGCAGGTCGTTATGGGACGAGTTGGTTCACCACTATTATATGGGTGCCGATTCTGTTAAGCAAATAGGTTTAACCTGGGATAAAATGCAGGGCAAAATAGATGCGGAACGTTTTAACCAGGTACAGCAGCTAATGAAAGTTCAATTAACTGAAGCCACTGCATGGCGGGATGCCTGTGTTTTATACTTTCAAACTTTTTCAAAAATGCCTGTCGGGGCCGTATATCCTAAGCCGGAGCATCCGCTATCTTACTATAAAGAAATGAAGTATTACTATGTGCCGGGTATCGGGGGCAACAATTATATGACCAATTAA
- a CDS encoding glycoside hydrolase family 43 protein: MSKQFTTAKLITTLFIAAGMLSACDPPTKKAADADSSKADTGKKVKFLSQPLISSIYTADPSAHVFNGKIYIYPSHDINAGIPENDNGDHFAMKDYHILSMDSIGGKVTDNGVGFDIKDIPWAGRQLWAPDAAYKNGTYYLYFPVKDKKDVFHIGVATSASPIGPFKAEPEPIAGSYSIDPAVFTDTDGKTYMYFGGIWGGQLQRWSTGKYEADGSKTDSKQEDAPAISCRVALLTPDMKSFDGAVKDVVILDSLGKPLLTKDHDRRFFEGSWMHKYNGKYYFTYSTGDTHLLCYAIGDKPIGPFTYKGVFMKPVQGWTTHHSIIEIKGKWYIFYHDTQISGKTHLRNVKVTELQHNTDGSIKLIDPFL; the protein is encoded by the coding sequence ATGAGCAAGCAATTTACCACCGCAAAATTAATTACTACGCTTTTTATAGCCGCAGGCATGTTAAGTGCATGCGACCCTCCCACAAAAAAGGCCGCCGATGCAGACAGCAGCAAAGCTGATACCGGCAAAAAGGTAAAATTCCTTTCGCAACCGCTTATCAGCTCCATTTACACTGCCGATCCATCGGCTCATGTGTTTAACGGCAAAATTTATATTTATCCATCGCATGATATTAATGCAGGCATCCCCGAAAATGACAATGGCGATCATTTTGCCATGAAAGACTATCATATTCTTTCGATGGATAGCATTGGCGGCAAGGTTACCGATAACGGCGTTGGGTTTGATATTAAAGATATTCCCTGGGCTGGCCGCCAGCTTTGGGCGCCCGATGCCGCTTATAAAAACGGTACCTATTACCTTTACTTCCCGGTAAAAGATAAAAAAGACGTTTTCCATATCGGCGTGGCTACATCGGCCAGCCCCATTGGGCCGTTTAAGGCAGAGCCTGAACCTATTGCCGGAAGCTACAGCATTGATCCGGCTGTATTTACCGATACCGACGGTAAAACCTATATGTATTTTGGCGGTATCTGGGGCGGACAATTGCAGCGCTGGTCGACCGGAAAATATGAGGCAGATGGCTCAAAAACCGATTCGAAACAGGAAGATGCCCCGGCCATCAGCTGCCGTGTAGCCCTGTTAACACCTGATATGAAAAGCTTTGACGGTGCAGTAAAAGATGTTGTTATTTTAGATAGCCTTGGCAAACCGTTATTAACTAAGGATCATGACCGCCGGTTTTTTGAAGGGTCATGGATGCACAAATACAATGGTAAATATTACTTCACTTACTCAACCGGCGATACGCACTTGCTTTGCTACGCGATAGGCGATAAACCGATTGGGCCATTCACCTACAAAGGCGTATTTATGAAACCGGTACAAGGATGGACTACCCATCACTCCATTATCGAAATAAAAGGCAAATGGTATATATTTTACCATGATACCCAAATATCGGGCAAAACCCACCTGCGTAATGTAAAGGTGACGGAACTACAGCATAATACCGATGGCTCTATTAAACTAATCGATCCATTTTTGTAA
- a CDS encoding alpha/beta hydrolase → MKVLKLISTTLLLSCMLCGYGFAQQARLVTIPNSNHLQMHSKLAGNQYDIYIHYPTGYDTAKRKFPVLYVVDGDNDFSPSLEYLGLLMAEYHIPEPILVAIGDGGLIGTPGNKRNRDFTPTKNPAIPESGGAPGFLAFIEKELIPTIDAGLKTDTANRTLYGYSMGGLFATYALFTQPTLFKNILIGSPALGYDNGSIFGVEKSYFGKHKSLPANIFIEVGGLEAPGQVVPNKQLVALLDERNYQKLVFKHIIIDDVTHLSGKPVTMLKALQWVYAGK, encoded by the coding sequence ATGAAGGTGCTCAAATTAATATCAACAACTTTGTTGTTGAGCTGTATGCTGTGCGGGTATGGCTTTGCCCAGCAGGCAAGGCTGGTTACCATACCCAACTCTAATCATCTGCAGATGCATTCCAAACTGGCGGGTAATCAATATGATATTTATATCCATTACCCGACGGGTTATGATACCGCTAAGCGAAAATTCCCGGTATTGTATGTTGTTGATGGCGATAATGATTTTTCGCCTTCACTGGAATATCTTGGGCTTTTGATGGCGGAATACCATATTCCCGAGCCTATATTGGTGGCCATTGGCGATGGCGGTTTAATAGGTACGCCGGGTAATAAACGCAATCGCGATTTTACGCCGACAAAGAACCCTGCAATACCCGAAAGCGGTGGGGCACCTGGTTTTTTAGCCTTTATCGAAAAAGAACTTATCCCCACTATCGACGCGGGTTTAAAAACAGATACTGCTAATCGAACCTTATATGGCTATTCTATGGGCGGCTTATTTGCCACGTATGCCTTGTTTACGCAGCCAACCCTTTTTAAAAACATTCTTATAGGTAGTCCGGCTTTAGGTTATGATAACGGCAGTATTTTCGGTGTAGAAAAAAGCTATTTCGGCAAACATAAAAGCCTGCCTGCAAATATTTTTATTGAAGTAGGCGGGCTTGAAGCGCCGGGGCAGGTAGTGCCCAATAAACAACTGGTTGCTTTACTTGATGAGCGTAATTACCAAAAGCTTGTTTTTAAGCACATCATTATCGACGATGTTACCCATTTATCGGGTAAGCCGGTTACAATGCTTAAGGCGCTACAGTGGGTATACGCGGGCAAGTAA
- a CDS encoding GH35 family beta-galactosidase, giving the protein MKSVVLAFIWCCLMAFETKAQNSSPAMPQIKYWGDNAELLVNGKPLLMTAGELGNSSASSTAYMDSIWLKLKKMHLNTLIAPVYWELMEPKESVYNFTLVDYLIKSAREHQIKLVLLWFGTWKNSMSCYAPAWIKTDQKRFPRVQSSEGRSEEIITPFSENALKADCKAFAAFMQHLKQTDSQQHTVVMIQVENEIGMLPSARDHSKSADAAFGQAVPEKLIAYLNLHRDKLVPEIQTAWEGNGYKKAGSWEAVFGKSTATDEMFIAWYFASYANEVARAGKAVYPLPMYVNAALNAPGKQPGQYPSGGPLPHLIDVWKAAAPDIDLLSPDFYNPNFKYWNDRYTRPDNALLIPEHRFEEGVDAKAFYAIGHYKALGFSPFSIESGKKPETESLGKCYDIINQLSGEISKAKKQGLMEGMLLSKVVDTVKLEMGDYILTVAHDLTLGWSPKAKEATWPLTGGIIIALSKDEFYVGGTGLVISFKPKNQSQRAGIQSVDEGTFVNGKWQARRRLNGDEDHQGRHLRIPTGEYGIQRIKLYNYE; this is encoded by the coding sequence ATGAAATCAGTTGTTTTAGCATTTATTTGGTGTTGCTTGATGGCTTTTGAAACCAAAGCGCAAAACAGCAGCCCGGCAATGCCGCAAATTAAATACTGGGGTGATAATGCCGAATTGCTGGTGAATGGCAAACCCTTACTGATGACTGCCGGGGAATTAGGAAACTCAAGCGCTTCAAGTACAGCGTACATGGATTCTATTTGGCTCAAACTCAAAAAAATGCACCTGAATACCTTGATAGCCCCGGTATATTGGGAGTTGATGGAGCCAAAGGAAAGCGTTTATAACTTTACGCTGGTTGATTACCTTATAAAAAGCGCCAGGGAACATCAAATTAAACTGGTATTACTTTGGTTTGGCACCTGGAAAAACAGCATGAGCTGTTACGCGCCAGCGTGGATTAAAACAGATCAAAAACGCTTTCCGCGTGTGCAAAGCAGCGAAGGCCGATCTGAGGAGATCATTACGCCGTTTTCTGAAAACGCATTGAAGGCAGATTGTAAAGCTTTTGCCGCGTTCATGCAGCACTTAAAACAAACAGACAGCCAGCAGCATACGGTAGTAATGATACAGGTAGAAAATGAAATAGGCATGCTGCCCAGTGCCCGCGACCATTCAAAGTCGGCCGACGCTGCTTTTGGCCAGGCTGTTCCCGAAAAGCTAATCGCTTATTTGAATTTGCATCGGGATAAACTTGTACCCGAAATTCAAACGGCCTGGGAGGGCAATGGCTATAAAAAAGCAGGTAGCTGGGAGGCTGTTTTTGGTAAAAGCACGGCTACCGATGAAATGTTTATAGCCTGGTATTTTGCCAGCTATGCCAATGAAGTAGCCAGGGCAGGTAAAGCGGTTTACCCGCTGCCAATGTATGTAAACGCGGCCCTTAACGCGCCCGGTAAGCAGCCCGGGCAATACCCAAGCGGTGGCCCGTTACCCCATTTAATTGATGTTTGGAAAGCTGCCGCCCCGGATATCGACCTACTTTCGCCTGATTTTTATAACCCCAATTTTAAGTATTGGAATGACCGCTATACCCGGCCGGATAATGCTTTGCTGATTCCCGAACACCGTTTTGAAGAAGGCGTGGATGCAAAGGCTTTTTATGCAATTGGCCACTATAAGGCCCTGGGTTTTTCTCCTTTTTCGATTGAGTCCGGCAAAAAGCCCGAAACAGAATCGTTGGGCAAATGCTATGATATTATTAACCAGTTATCGGGCGAGATTAGCAAAGCCAAAAAACAAGGTTTGATGGAAGGGATGTTGTTAAGTAAGGTTGTCGATACTGTGAAATTGGAAATGGGCGATTATATATTAACCGTTGCGCACGATTTAACCTTAGGTTGGTCACCAAAGGCCAAAGAAGCAACCTGGCCGCTGACGGGCGGCATCATCATCGCTTTATCAAAAGATGAGTTTTATGTGGGTGGCACCGGGCTGGTAATAAGTTTTAAACCCAAAAACCAGTCGCAACGGGCAGGAATACAAAGTGTTGATGAGGGCACTTTTGTTAATGGTAAATGGCAGGCACGCCGTCGTTTAAACGGCGATGAAGACCACCAGGGCCGGCACCTCAGGATCCCGACGGGCGAATATGGCATTCAACGTATTAAGCTTTACAACTATGAATAA
- a CDS encoding Crp/Fnr family transcriptional regulator produces METKEILKAHVAKIASLTDEQFDYFFSHFKQQRFQKGQALITEGDKVDCEYFVISGCLKTFFINDDLKMFILQFAMPTWWASDYNALYNNTRATINVDCITNTEVLCLSNEDREKLCNELHNAEHFFRWRTNRGYVAAQKRLLSFMNNNVKYRYEELLKLYPELYNIVPKNLIAAYLGVSRETLSRLYNT; encoded by the coding sequence ATGGAAACCAAAGAAATTTTAAAAGCGCACGTAGCTAAAATAGCCAGTTTGACCGACGAGCAGTTTGACTATTTCTTTTCGCATTTTAAACAGCAGCGTTTTCAAAAAGGGCAGGCCCTTATTACCGAAGGTGATAAGGTAGATTGTGAATATTTTGTAATCTCCGGCTGCTTGAAAACCTTCTTTATCAACGACGATCTCAAAATGTTTATCCTGCAATTTGCCATGCCCACCTGGTGGGCATCAGATTATAATGCGTTATATAACAATACCAGGGCTACCATCAATGTAGATTGTATTACCAATACGGAGGTTCTTTGCCTTAGTAATGAGGATAGGGAGAAACTATGTAATGAACTCCACAATGCCGAACATTTTTTTAGATGGAGGACTAATAGAGGATACGTGGCCGCTCAAAAAAGGCTGTTATCGTTCATGAATAATAATGTGAAATACCGGTATGAAGAGCTTTTGAAGCTTTATCCGGAGCTTTATAATATAGTCCCTAAAAACCTGATTGCAGCATACTTAGGCGTTTCGAGAGAAACCCTGAGCCGGCTTTATAACACCTGA
- a CDS encoding YceI family protein encodes METQKFEIVSTQSNIDWVGRKVTGAHNGTIAVKEGEFILNDGKLAGGKFTIDTTSIKILDVTDPATNAQFAGHLASDDFFSIEKYPEATLHITSVSGNHVEGDLTIKGITHPVGFDAAININGNLLTTTGKLVIDRTKYGIKFRSGNFFKDLGDTLIYNDFELNVNVTAKAA; translated from the coding sequence ATGGAAACTCAAAAATTTGAAATCGTAAGTACCCAAAGCAATATTGACTGGGTAGGCCGTAAGGTAACCGGGGCACACAATGGTACCATCGCCGTTAAAGAAGGCGAATTTATTTTAAATGATGGTAAACTTGCCGGTGGTAAATTCACTATCGATACCACATCCATCAAAATACTGGATGTAACCGACCCTGCAACCAATGCGCAGTTTGCTGGTCACCTTGCTTCTGATGATTTTTTCTCTATTGAAAAATATCCGGAGGCAACTTTACATATCACCTCAGTTTCGGGCAATCATGTTGAAGGTGATCTGACCATCAAAGGCATTACACATCCTGTTGGTTTTGATGCAGCCATCAATATAAATGGTAACCTGTTGACTACAACCGGAAAACTGGTAATTGACCGTACTAAATACGGCATAAAATTTCGTTCAGGTAATTTCTTCAAAGACCTGGGCGATACGCTGATTTACAATGATTTTGAACTGAATGTAAATGTAACCGCTAAAGCTGCCTGA
- a CDS encoding tautomerase family protein → MPYVKIEVTREGVTREQKQQLIKGVTNLLSDVLNKDPQLTFVVIQEYDLDDWGHAGEQVSVLRERGITADRK, encoded by the coding sequence ATGCCATACGTAAAAATTGAAGTAACCCGTGAAGGTGTTACCAGGGAACAAAAACAGCAACTAATAAAAGGGGTTACCAACCTGTTGAGTGATGTACTGAATAAAGACCCGCAACTAACCTTTGTTGTGATCCAGGAATATGATTTGGACGACTGGGGCCATGCCGGAGAGCAGGTATCTGTGTTGAGAGAAAGAGGCATAACTGCTGATAGAAAATAA
- a CDS encoding SDR family NAD(P)-dependent oxidoreductase, whose translation MKKQTIIVTGASSGIGKEVARHFLANGDNVVINSATAEKLEQVYQELGGGENLAMVAGDVKYKSTGEKLLAIALEKFGSADVLVNNAGIYETRPFLEVDEAYLDRFLDTNLKGTFFTTQAVIPQMLKQRDGVVINIGTPLVVHALGGAPSTAPVASKGAIHSLTLQLAAEFGKDNIRVNTIAPGVIRTPMHGAEVDKGAGLHLVNRVGEVEDIAQMVYTVAKSNFINGAIINVDGGMGAGHNLN comes from the coding sequence ATGAAAAAGCAAACCATAATAGTTACAGGTGCCTCATCCGGCATCGGCAAAGAAGTAGCCCGCCACTTTTTGGCCAACGGCGACAATGTAGTGATCAATTCGGCAACTGCCGAAAAATTAGAACAGGTTTACCAGGAACTGGGCGGTGGCGAAAACCTGGCTATGGTAGCCGGTGATGTGAAATACAAAAGTACCGGGGAGAAACTCCTGGCAATTGCACTTGAGAAATTTGGCTCGGCAGATGTACTGGTGAACAACGCAGGCATCTATGAAACCAGGCCCTTCCTTGAAGTGGACGAAGCCTACCTCGACCGTTTTTTGGATACCAACCTGAAGGGTACATTCTTCACCACCCAGGCTGTTATTCCGCAAATGCTTAAACAGCGTGATGGGGTAGTTATCAATATCGGCACACCGCTGGTAGTCCATGCTCTTGGAGGCGCTCCCTCCACCGCACCCGTTGCATCAAAGGGGGCAATCCATTCGCTCACCTTACAACTTGCGGCCGAATTTGGCAAAGATAACATCAGGGTTAATACAATTGCGCCTGGCGTTATCCGTACACCTATGCACGGCGCCGAGGTTGATAAAGGCGCGGGATTGCACCTGGTGAACCGCGTTGGCGAGGTGGAAGATATCGCTCAAATGGTTTATACCGTTGCTAAAAGCAACTTTATAAACGGTGCCATCATCAACGTAGACGGTGGTATGGGAGCCGGTCACAATTTGAATTAA
- a CDS encoding nuclear transport factor 2 family protein encodes METNNQDSLAITQVLENYYFKGIYEGDINTLKQIYNPGTLLFGDVKGQPYAKTLDEYLDGVAHRQSPKDSGKPFKGTIISINVVNSIAVARVHVKMYDFNYDEFLSFHKIDNSWLIVNKMISDVAQ; translated from the coding sequence ATGGAAACTAATAATCAAGATTCATTAGCCATCACCCAGGTGCTGGAAAATTATTACTTCAAAGGCATCTACGAAGGTGATATTAATACACTGAAACAGATTTACAATCCCGGCACTTTATTATTCGGCGATGTTAAGGGGCAGCCATATGCCAAAACGCTCGATGAATATCTGGATGGCGTCGCTCATCGTCAAAGCCCGAAAGATTCCGGCAAGCCTTTTAAGGGGACAATCATCTCAATTAATGTGGTCAATTCAATAGCGGTGGCCAGGGTGCATGTTAAAATGTACGATTTTAATTATGATGAGTTCCTGTCGTTTCATAAAATTGATAACAGCTGGCTTATCGTTAATAAAATGATTAGCGATGTAGCCCAATAA
- a CDS encoding NAD(P)H-dependent flavin oxidoreductase, with protein MMWYQTKASQILGIQYPILQGPFGGNLSSVELVSTVSKAGGLGGYGAYTLSPQEIIEVDKQIKTATNKPYNINLWVSDTDAVNGTVSDEQFKQAEELFRPYFDELGIALPQKPMVFTSRFENQVEVILHQRPPVFSFMFGIPSADILEQCHRLGIATVGAATTLDEAIVLESAGVDLIIASGFEAGGHRPSFLAAAESSTTGTFVLLQLIKEKVKTPVIAAGGIANGKGVAAALALGADAAQIGTAFLATDESNATAIHRQMLFSDAAKYTTLSRAFTGRLGRGITSRIAKDLVYKEKGFLPFPLQTQFMAHLRKAANEQEKWDMILFWGGQIAPVLKHTKAAELMKSILEETTVYFDHLKV; from the coding sequence ATGATGTGGTACCAAACAAAAGCATCCCAAATACTGGGTATCCAATACCCTATCCTGCAAGGGCCATTCGGCGGCAACCTGTCGTCTGTTGAGCTGGTGTCAACAGTATCTAAGGCCGGCGGGCTTGGTGGTTACGGAGCTTACACGTTAAGTCCGCAGGAAATAATCGAAGTAGATAAGCAAATCAAAACGGCAACCAATAAGCCCTACAATATTAACCTGTGGGTTTCGGATACAGATGCCGTGAACGGTACTGTTTCGGACGAGCAGTTTAAACAGGCCGAAGAATTATTCAGGCCTTATTTTGATGAGTTGGGAATTGCCCTGCCCCAAAAACCTATGGTGTTTACATCGCGTTTTGAAAATCAGGTCGAAGTTATCCTGCATCAAAGGCCGCCGGTATTTAGCTTTATGTTTGGCATCCCATCTGCCGATATTCTTGAACAATGCCATAGGCTTGGTATTGCTACCGTAGGAGCCGCAACCACGCTGGATGAAGCCATAGTGCTGGAATCAGCCGGGGTCGACCTCATTATCGCTTCAGGTTTTGAAGCCGGTGGGCACCGGCCATCATTCCTGGCGGCTGCAGAATCATCTACCACGGGGACCTTTGTGTTGCTTCAACTGATTAAGGAGAAGGTAAAAACCCCGGTTATAGCTGCAGGTGGTATTGCCAACGGAAAAGGTGTTGCCGCCGCGTTGGCACTTGGCGCAGATGCCGCACAAATTGGTACCGCGTTCCTGGCAACCGATGAATCGAATGCTACTGCAATCCACCGGCAAATGCTGTTTTCTGATGCGGCTAAGTACACCACCTTATCGAGGGCATTTACCGGGAGATTGGGCAGAGGCATAACCAGCCGCATTGCAAAGGACCTGGTGTATAAGGAAAAAGGTTTTCTTCCCTTCCCGCTACAAACACAGTTTATGGCGCATTTACGAAAAGCCGCTAATGAACAGGAAAAATGGGATATGATCCTGTTCTGGGGTGGGCAGATAGCGCCGGTGCTGAAACATACAAAGGCCGCCGAACTGATGAAGTCTATATTGGAAGAAACCACAGTGTATTTTGACCATTTAAAAGTATGA
- a CDS encoding SDR family oxidoreductase → MNTSKVWYVTGASQGLGLTLVKKLLDRGYRVAASSRDARALSQSVGLVDKERFLALAVDLNNPDCIDESIQQTLGAFGRIDVVVNNAGYGMAGTVEEIAEQEIRNIFNVNVLATINVVRAVLPVMRSQKSGYIINIGSVAGFVGAPGWSVYSATKAAVAAFSEVIALDVREFGIKVTVAEPSGFRTGFLTKNSLCLTVSKIEGYEAVRNTQDRYLSMNGQQAGDPDRAAEIFIELAETPQPPMHLFLGNDAYNRASEKLAAMSSELEQWKSTTIAADFK, encoded by the coding sequence ATGAACACTTCAAAAGTATGGTATGTAACCGGGGCCTCCCAGGGATTGGGGCTGACCCTTGTAAAAAAGCTGCTTGATCGTGGCTACCGGGTGGCCGCAAGTTCGCGCGATGCCAGGGCGTTAAGCCAGTCCGTTGGGTTGGTAGACAAAGAGCGTTTTCTTGCGCTGGCTGTCGATTTAAATAACCCGGATTGTATTGATGAATCGATACAACAAACGCTGGGCGCATTCGGACGGATTGATGTGGTAGTTAATAATGCCGGCTACGGAATGGCGGGAACCGTGGAAGAAATAGCCGAACAGGAAATCAGGAATATTTTTAATGTTAACGTGCTGGCAACCATAAATGTGGTACGGGCGGTACTGCCGGTAATGCGTAGTCAAAAATCGGGCTATATTATAAATATCGGTTCGGTGGCCGGTTTTGTGGGTGCCCCAGGCTGGTCTGTTTATTCGGCCACCAAAGCTGCGGTGGCCGCTTTTTCGGAAGTGATTGCGCTTGATGTAAGAGAATTTGGAATAAAGGTAACTGTAGCCGAACCATCAGGCTTCCGCACAGGTTTTTTAACCAAAAACTCACTTTGCCTAACAGTCAGCAAGATAGAAGGCTATGAAGCCGTAAGAAATACGCAGGACCGTTACCTGTCCATGAACGGACAGCAGGCCGGGGATCCAGATCGCGCCGCGGAGATATTTATTGAATTAGCCGAAACTCCGCAGCCGCCGATGCACCTGTTTCTGGGGAACGATGCATATAATAGGGCATCAGAAAAACTGGCCGCCATGTCTTCAGAATTAGAACAGTGGAAATCCACAACTATCGCGGCCGATTTTAAATAA